One Alligator mississippiensis isolate rAllMis1 chromosome 1, rAllMis1, whole genome shotgun sequence genomic window carries:
- the LOC132248513 gene encoding cilia- and flagella-associated protein 251-like yields MGRTAQERVLYIKMFIDMAQKDDVKRWLEQRVERVTFAEKECDRWGLWTEAWRVKVVLHEVVGSPGAVKHLASAVQIGPCRGYVVYHDQPKLCNQCGQEGHLAAFCQLTVCYRCRGLGHTAQFCKESFVCQGCGQEGHIQQTCPSSYANRVRMAGSREEPGGEARKMEEAEQMAMPQEGGEMFAEEMQVEERPEEEEGNEGIEEAAKGLVEEECLEMQTQKGEEEEGGDAVLQHLRGMVAELEMVQRKGQTTGPTQEKGWAEQLEEMEAIEQGREGSLKKRKKPGGEEKGMKKLGMQTEGGKEEGKGKKKEKREGEGERKESLGILNPRLVEGLLKTPGKWRKGVESSPEASETGSGEEV; encoded by the coding sequence ATGGGGCGGACAGCACAAGAGAGAGTGCTGTACATCAAGATGTTTATAGACATGGCGCAGAAGGATGACGTGAAAAGAtggttggagcagagggtggaacgAGTGACGTTTGCAGAAAAAGAATGTGATCGCTGGGGGCTTTGGACGGAGGCATGGAGGGTGAAAGTGGTGCTccatgaggtggtggggagccccgGGGCGGTTAAGCACTTAGCTTCTGCAGTGCAAATTGGGCCGTGTAGGGGATACGTGGTCTATCAtgaccagcccaagctgtgcaatcagtgcgggcaagaggggcacctggcggcGTTCTGCCAGCTCACCGTGTGTTAtcgctgcagggggctggggcacacagctcAATTCTGTAAGGAGAGCTTTGTGTGTCAGGGTtgcgggcaggaggggcacatacagcagacGTGCCCCTCGTCCTACGCAAATCGAGTGCGGATGGCGGGGAGTCGTGAGGAGCCGGGGGGGGAGGCGAGAAAAATGGAGGAGGCGGAGCAGATGGCTATGCCACAAGAGGGAGGAGAGATGTTTGCGGAAGAAATGCAGGTGGAGGAAAgacctgaggaggaggagggtaatGAGGGGATTGAAGAGGCAGCCAAGGGGCTGGTGGAGGAGGAGTGTTTGGAAATGCAGacacagaagggagaggaggaagaggggggggaTGCGGTATTGCAACATTTGAGGGGTATGGTGGCGGAGTTGGAAATGGTGCAAAGAAAGGGACAGACGACGGGTCCCACACaagagaaggggtgggcagagcaactggaggagatggaggcaaTCGAACAAGGGCGAGAAGGGAgtctcaagaaaaggaagaaacccGGCGGGGAGGAAAAGGGGATGAAGAAGCTGGGGATGCAAACTGAAGgtggaaaggaagaagggaaagggaagaagaaagagaagagggagggggaaggggaaaggaaggaaagtttgGGAATTTTGAACCCAagattggtggaggggctgtTGAAAACACCTGGGAAATGGAGGAAAGGGGTAGAGTCCTCACCGGAGGCATCGGagactgggagtggggaagaggtgtgA
- the LOC132248495 gene encoding keratinocyte proline-rich protein-like, with translation MHTLTHTCRQERTVGTHSLHMDTDTNILFCHEHRHMCRQAHTHAEERMHTHMHVCMDMHACTNSIHAHAGRHMQTCTCTQAHACMNAHRHAHTNAHACTCTHINTHAHMHRHARTCTQTHAHACTHRHMYTDMHIQNGETHTLVPACGNMHAHTRTHAGRGPCPARAAPATPRGSLGSAAGGGPEPPGCREEPGRSRAAQGRGRRGGCGRAPPLLRPPPARPRPRPRPRRCPAPSPAAGGQQRGGSPAPRGERTGRAGPGRAKRGCDRRLPQCPARPGPARPAANAPVPLSRGSRTWGQTGTDPVLLYWSRHRCLCIQESLRFS, from the exons atgcatacactcacgcacacatgcagacaggagCGCACTGTaggcactcactctctgcacatggacacagacacaaatatactcttctgccatgaacacagacacatgtgcagacaggcacacacacatgcagaggagcgcatgcacacacacatgcatgtatgcatggacatgcacgcatgcacaaacagcatacatgcacatgcaggcaggcacatgcagacatgcacatgcacacaggcacatgcatgtatgaatgcacacagacatgctcacacaaatgcacatgcatgcacatgcacacacatcaacacacatgcacatatgcacagacatgcacgcacatgcacgcagacacacgcacatgcatgcacgcacagacacatgtacACTGACATGCACATACAGAATGGAGAGACGCACACCCTCGTGCCCGCGTGCGggaatatgcatgcacacacgcgcacacacgcagGCCGGGGTCCTTGTCCGGCGCGGGCggcccccgccaccccccggggcagcctgggcagcgcGGCCGGCGGAGGCCCGGAGCCCCCGGggtgccgggaagagcccggcaggTCGCGGGCGgcgcagggccgggggcggcggggCGGCTGCGGCCGGGCTCCCCCTCTGCTCCGGCCGCctcctgcccggccccggccccggccccggccccggcgctgccCCGCTCCGAGCCCCGCAGCCggcgggcagcagaggggagggagcccggccccgcggggggagcgcacgggccgggccgggccgggccgggccaagcGGGGCTGCGACCGCCGCCTCCCGcagtgcccggcccggcccggcccggcccggccggctgCAAACGCCCCGGTCCCCCTGTCCCGCGGCTCCAGGACGTGGGGACAGACAGGCACGGACCCCGTGTTGTTATATTGGAGTAGACATAGGTGCCTCTGTATACAAG aGTCGCTGAGATTTTCATGA